One part of the Fusobacterium pseudoperiodonticum genome encodes these proteins:
- a CDS encoding ribosome maturation factor RimP: MEDNSQIIEKITKIVNPFVEEMNLSLVDVEYLQDGGYWYVRVFIENLNGELSIEDCSKLSSKIEDRVEELIEHKFFLEVSSPGLERALKKLEDYIRFTGEKITLHLKHKLNDKKQFKAVIKEVKGDNIVFLIDKKEVEIEFKEIRKANILFEFNDF; the protein is encoded by the coding sequence ATGGAAGATAATAGTCAAATTATAGAAAAAATTACCAAGATTGTTAATCCTTTTGTAGAAGAAATGAACTTATCTCTTGTAGATGTTGAGTACTTACAAGATGGAGGTTATTGGTATGTTAGAGTTTTCATTGAAAATTTGAATGGAGAATTGAGCATAGAGGATTGTAGCAAACTAAGTTCTAAAATAGAAGACAGAGTTGAAGAGCTAATAGAACATAAATTTTTCCTTGAAGTATCTTCACCTGGTCTAGAAAGAGCATTAAAGAAATTAGAAGATTATATTAGATTTACTGGAGAAAAAATAACTTTACATTTAAAGCATAAATTAAATGATAAAAAACAATTTAAAGCAGTTATTAAGGAAGTAAAAGGCGATAATATAGTATTTTTAATAGATAAAAAAGAAGTAGAAATAGAATTTAAAGAAATAAGAAAAGCTAATATTTTATTTGAATTTAATGATTTTTAA
- a CDS encoding RNA-guided endonuclease InsQ/TnpB family protein: MYKALKIELKLTVAQKIQVCQTIGTERFIYNEYIKYNQEQYKLGNKFVSANDFSKYINNVYLPNNPDKKWIKDVSSKSVKQAMIYGEKAFKKFFKGLSAFPVFKKKGKNELGAYFVKNNKTDFEFYRHKIKIPTLKFVRVKEYGYIPKNAIIKSGTITKIADRYFLSLIMEVEDTVKATNTSSEGLGVDLGIKDTAICSNGKVFKNINKTKKVKKLKKKLKREQRKMSRSVEYSKSKKIKLKECKNFNKKKLKVQKLFYRLNCIRDDYNNKIVDEITRAKLKYITIEDLKVSNMMKNKHLSKAIQEQNFYAIRTKLINKCKERNIELRLVDTFYPSSKTCSCCGEIKKDLKLNDRIYKCCNCGIEIDRDYNASINLEKAKIYKVIA, from the coding sequence ATGTATAAAGCACTAAAGATAGAATTAAAACTAACAGTAGCACAGAAGATACAAGTATGTCAGACTATTGGAACAGAAAGGTTTATATATAATGAGTATATTAAATATAATCAAGAACAATATAAACTAGGTAATAAATTTGTAAGTGCTAATGATTTTTCTAAATATATTAACAATGTCTATCTACCTAATAATCCTGATAAAAAATGGATAAAAGATGTATCTTCTAAATCAGTAAAACAAGCTATGATTTATGGAGAAAAGGCTTTTAAAAAATTTTTTAAGGGTTTAAGTGCTTTTCCTGTTTTTAAGAAAAAAGGTAAGAATGAGCTGGGTGCATATTTTGTTAAGAATAATAAAACTGATTTTGAGTTTTATAGACATAAAATAAAAATCCCCACATTGAAATTTGTAAGAGTAAAAGAATATGGATATATACCTAAAAATGCAATTATTAAAAGTGGAACTATAACTAAAATAGCTGATAGATATTTTCTATCACTTATTATGGAAGTTGAAGATACTGTAAAAGCAACTAATACAAGTAGTGAAGGGTTAGGAGTAGATTTAGGTATAAAAGATACAGCTATATGTTCTAACGGTAAGGTATTTAAAAATATAAATAAAACTAAAAAAGTTAAAAAGTTGAAAAAGAAACTTAAGAGAGAACAAAGAAAGATGTCAAGAAGTGTAGAATATTCTAAATCTAAAAAGATAAAATTAAAAGAATGTAAGAATTTTAATAAGAAAAAGTTGAAAGTACAAAAATTATTTTATAGACTAAATTGTATTAGAGATGATTATAATAATAAAATAGTAGATGAAATAACAAGAGCCAAGTTAAAATACATTACTATTGAAGATTTAAAAGTATCTAATATGATGAAGAATAAACATCTTTCAAAAGCTATACAAGAACAGAATTTCTATGCGATAAGAACTAAACTTATAAATAAATGTAAGGAAAGAAATATAGAACTAAGGTTAGTAGATACATTCTATCCAAGTAGTAAAACTTGTTCTTGTTGTGGAGAAATTAAAAAAGATTTAAAACTTAATGATAGGATTTATAAGTGTTGTAATTGTGGTATAGAAATAGATAGAGATTACAATGCAAGTATAAATCTTGAAAAAGCAAAAATATATAAAGTAATAGCATAG